In the Rhizobium sp. SSA_523 genome, ATCACCTTGCCCGAGGGTGCGGTCTTGCCGATCAGCCCCTTGCAGGACGGATAGACGTAGAAAGCGCCTTCCGGGTTCGGGCAGGTAATTCCGGTTGCCTGGTTGAGCATGGAGACCACCAGGTCGCGGCGGCCTTCGAAGATCTTCTTGTTCTTCTCGACGAAATCCTGCGGCCCGTTCAGCGCCTCGACAGCCGCCCATTGGGCGATCGAGGATGCGCCGGAGGTCTGCTGTCCCTGGATCATGTCCATGGCCTTGATCAGTTCGAGCGGACCGGCTGCATAGCCGATGCGCCAGCCGGTCATGGCATAGGCCTTGGAGACGCCGTTCATCGTCAAGGTGCGGTCGTAGAGCTTGGGCTCGACTTCGACGGGCGTCGCGAACTTGAAATCGCCGAATGTCAGGTGCTCGTACATGTCGTCCGTCAGCACCCAGACATGCGGATGCTTGACCAGCACGTCCGTCAGCGCCTTCAGCTCGTCATGGCTGTAGGCAGCACCCGACGGATTGGACGGCGAGTTGAACACGAACCACTTCGTCTTCGGCGTGATCGCGCTTTCCAGATCGGCCGGAACAAGCTTGAAATTGTTCTCCTGGGTCGTCGCCACGAAAATCGGCGTGCCGCCGCACAGGGAGACCATCTCCGGATAGGAGACCCAGTAGGGTGTGGGAATGATCACTTCATCGCCGGGATTGAGCGTCGCCATGAAGGCATTGAACAGGATCTGCTTGCCGCCCGTGCCGACGATCGTCTGGGCGGGCGTGTAGTCGAGACCGTTCTCGCGCTTGAACTTCTTGGCGATCGCCTCACGCAGCTGCGGAATGCCGGAAACCGGCGTATACTTCGTCTCGCCGCGGTTGATGGCATCGATGGCGGCCTGCTTGACATTGTCCGGCGTATCGAAATCCGGCTCTCCCGCACCAAGACCGATCACGTCGCGGCCTTTGGCTTTCAATTCGCGCGCCTTCTGCGAAACGGCAATGGTGGCGGACGGCTTTACGCGGGAAAGTGCATCGGCAAGAAAGGCCATGATGAAGGGATCCTGAAGCTGTTGAAACGGCAGACCAGCTTGGTTTTGCCGTCGCCTTCTATGTCGAAGAAAAGCCGCGAGTTCAAGGCCGGCGGGGGAGATTCCCGTAGCCTCGGCCGCTGCAGCGTCGATCCGATAAAATTTGAACAAAGTCTTAACGAAAACACAAGATCACGTGGCAATTTAACCACAATCGGTAGCGCCTTGTTTTCGCCGCAAGAAATACCGCCGACTGCCTTAAATCGGTCCT is a window encoding:
- a CDS encoding pyridoxal phosphate-dependent aminotransferase, translated to MAFLADALSRVKPSATIAVSQKARELKAKGRDVIGLGAGEPDFDTPDNVKQAAIDAINRGETKYTPVSGIPQLREAIAKKFKRENGLDYTPAQTIVGTGGKQILFNAFMATLNPGDEVIIPTPYWVSYPEMVSLCGGTPIFVATTQENNFKLVPADLESAITPKTKWFVFNSPSNPSGAAYSHDELKALTDVLVKHPHVWVLTDDMYEHLTFGDFKFATPVEVEPKLYDRTLTMNGVSKAYAMTGWRIGYAAGPLELIKAMDMIQGQQTSGASSIAQWAAVEALNGPQDFVEKNKKIFEGRRDLVVSMLNQATGITCPNPEGAFYVYPSCKGLIGKTAPSGKVIETDEDFVTELLETEGVAVVHGSAFGLGPNFRISYATSEDLLEEACRRIQRFCAACR